From the genome of Loxodonta africana isolate mLoxAfr1 chromosome 4, mLoxAfr1.hap2, whole genome shotgun sequence:
TATTCTATCTTTGATCCAAGAAACTCCAAGCACTTTATAAAAATCGTActtattaatattttcaaagcACTACAGTGGTATGAATATAGAACAAAAATGTAATGGCCTTATTATTGGAATTATACGTGAGTTTCTGTTATAACACAGGTAAACTATGAATGCTTATTTCACTAGCAAATCAGCTTTGGTAGCTATGATTTTGCATGTGGGCAGAAACACCATCCAGGTGGTTCACTAAAAGGACTTAAACTTCTtcagaagttttttaaaaagggtATGAACTTCAAGTTCGCCACAGTCCCACTAACCTCCAGTAGTATATCATCCATGGGTGCTGCCTTCATTGACATTACCTGCACTAGGCATCTAAGTTTGTGACCTTTTGTATCAGTGACAGAACACTGACCTAGGAGTGAAGGCACAGGACTTCTGGGCTGTTACTGCTTCCAAACAGCAATGTGACCTTAGATTTAATACGCAGAATAATCTGTGAATACTTCCATGTTCATGCCCTTAAAAGTAACATCTGCTAGTGCAAATTAACTCTTCTACATCTACTATTTATTTTACTAAATTAGCAActtctgaaaagcaaagattataTAACTTCCTCCATAAATATTAGAGATTCAACCCTAACATCTAGAGcgtcaaagaacattttcttcttatATATAAACAATGTATTTGTGGTTTTCTGATATCAAAGTCTCCACACTCTTCTGACTCTCGAAATCACAGTAGAGAGATCAAGAAAAAGTACATAAGAAGAAAAAGTGAGACCTCTCCTAAGAGAATAGGGAAAACTGCTAGAGCTTGAGAACTGTTTACATGTCATGTGCGTGATAAGACTCACCAATCTCATGGGTGCTATGAAACAAAGGAAATCCccaggtggcgcaaatggttaagcgcttggttactaactgaaaggttggcagtttgaatccacccagaggtgccttcgaAGATAGATCTGGTAATCTAATTCTGAAAGAttgtagccattgaaaaccctgtggagggcagttctactctgaaacatatgggggtcaccatgagttgcaattgactcaacagcagctttttaaaaacaaaacagtttaaAAACATCAATGGAGTAGTCAGTGCTTCCCCCTATTTATAAGCCACAGCCTCACGCTTTACCTTCAACTCATGGTGCTGATCCAGCTGCTCCAGTTCCAGAGGGCATTCTCCATTTTCCCTCTCTTGGACCTTGGCGTCTGTTTCCACCGTTCCTTTTTCCAGTGTGAGCACGGGGCCTGTATCAGGAGTCCTGCAGTCACTGTCAGAAGCATTTCCATCACAGATATCTGTTGTGGGTGATGCAGGGCCTGTAGCAGTTTCATCTCTTTCTCCATTCACCAAGTTTGTATCAAGCAAGGGGACAGGAGTTTGCAAAGAAGTATCTGGGCTAAGGGGGGCTGCTTTATCCTCCTCACATTCCATCTGGTTCTGCGCTGCCATTACACCATTGGCCACACAAGTCTGTACACCCTGAGTTTGATCTGTATCATTTCTCTGCTTCTGAAGTGGGTGCTGGGAGAGGAGTTTTTGCTGAGGTGTGGTTGTCAGTCCATGCATTCCCAGGGTTCTAGGAGCATTTAGGCTCACAGCAGGTTCTTTCTTCAAATCACTGTAATTTGATAACGtgctagaaaataaaatacaaaggaagCATGAAAACATTGGCGTGGAAAACTTCTAGAATAAAGATAAACTTTTTCCAGCTGGAAAGGGTTGAACTTAGTGATACTAAGCAGATTCCTCCTGTGTGGTGGGTGTCAAGTCCTGGGAAAAACAGTTGGTCTCACAGTGTCCTTGGGAAAAATCAGCACTCTTTCTTAACTTCTGAAGCCTctcttagtctgtcttactctcaaaaagcaaacaagcaaaaaattgAAGAAGTCAGtgtgaaaaaaaaaccaaaatccatttATTTCAAATGCATCCACCAAATCACTCATCTTAATTAAACAGCATTACTTGGATTATTGCACAGAGCAAGGCTATGTTATAGGGATACGGTATTAACAGCAGTACGGTAGGATCCTCTATGACCGTCCTGACTACATCCCACTCTGAAAGACGTTGGTTCTTCCTTGTGAATCTCCCTCCATCTACAAGGTACTAGTTTAAGCTGTGAAGACTGAGGTTAAAACCAAAAGCTACACTGTGGGCACGTGGACATTACTCAAGAGGAAATACAAGCTTCCCATTAAAGTCTTATAGGCATAAGGCAAAATTAACACACTCAGACACTTTTTAGGGTCAGTTCCTTTTGGTAATATCTCACTAAAAACATAACTATTTTTTGTACTGGAAATGGAGTCTGCCGGAGTTGTTATTCCTTCACTAGACTTGACAAAAAGATTACATTATACCCTCTCTACACTGAGAACAAACTTAAAGTGTCATAGATAAATTACAGCATAGGCAGACTGCTCTATTTTTCATCCTCTCCCCTCAGACCAAACCTGCAAGCTTTGCATCAAAAAATGACTTTGAATCTGACACTTGAAAGAGATTACATTAATAAATGACATTAGTAAGTGGAATCAGGCtaatcaaatggggaaaaatgcagaacagaatttcaaattgtcatggaatccagaatttctggagccatgaaggctggatgaacccctgaaactactgccctgagatatctTTAAACTCTAACAAAAAAATACTCTgtgaagtcttctcaaaaccaaacagtaatttggcttaactagtaaagaatgtctgccttgagtattatgctcttttaagatctatctatgtgggatcagaCTGACAACAACTTGAacgattagataggaaccttagggggaaattagtttatgttaatgtggagaggaacaactctgaaaagaggtgtgagaatggttgtacaacttgaagaatgcaatcactgtcactgaattatacatgtagaaactgttgaattgatgtatattctgctgtgtattattctcaaaacaacaaaaataaattgcaaaaaataaataagtaggaGTCAGATTATTGTATCTATTTTCTATAGAGGGGAACCCAAAACAGTACAAAGAGTGGGTTGCCAAAATGGTGGGAATTAGAGTACTCACTCTTTTGAATCTGGGGATAGACTCTGGCATATCCCTATGGATAGGGGTTGGGGCTCTAGCCCCTCATATTAAATCATTCTAGTCAAGATCACTATATTTTAAGATAGCAAAGGTATCATAAA
Proteins encoded in this window:
- the FGD4 gene encoding FYVE, RhoGEF and PH domain-containing protein 4 isoform X10 is translated as MTFERVKPSIFLSSQIRLSISICEIMSSDKGSSICPKIVIVPSCSTSSTTTLVDQTVSNEEAQGINGRTPAKHTAASPKPQVPPKPLHLQNSPSSNIHQTPRHKALSSAKPRMEEVKPAPASCVSKEKSSKVSDLISRFEGGSTLSNYSDLKKEPAVSLNAPRTLGMHGLTTTPQQKLLSQHPLQKQRNDTDQTQGVQTCVANGVMAAQNQMECEEDKAAPLSPDTSLQTPVPLLDTNLVNGERDETATGPASPTTDICDGNASDSDCRTPDTGPVLTLEKGTVETDAKVQERENGECPLELEQLDQHHELKW